In Edaphobacter dinghuensis, a genomic segment contains:
- a CDS encoding mechanosensitive ion channel family protein gives MLLQALPLQDERISKILARDWHNDVIDFVSKDLPRLIFILVLAFVLQRIVIFFVNRMRLRADKQVGNAQRAAQIRTVAAIIRATSYSLIGFIVLLHVLSIFNINLTPLLASAGVVGVGIGLGAQSIFKDMLNGIFILVEDQYNVGEVIKIAGLQGTVEDLTLRLTRLRDSDGTLYIIPNSQITSVSNLSRNYSLANLNVSVDASANPDKVIDVLRTLASGVRNDTAFRDIAIADPNILGIDKIEGRAVTYLIQIRVRANQRDPVLRELRRRIIITFEKEGIPLGNDPANMLILRAPNPPAPPAQQPLIGG, from the coding sequence ATGCTCCTCCAGGCATTGCCCCTGCAAGACGAACGTATCTCAAAAATCCTTGCGCGAGACTGGCACAACGATGTCATCGACTTCGTCAGCAAAGACTTGCCTCGTCTCATCTTCATTCTTGTTCTCGCATTTGTCCTGCAACGAATCGTCATCTTCTTCGTCAACCGGATGCGTCTACGGGCCGACAAACAGGTAGGCAACGCACAACGCGCAGCGCAGATTCGTACAGTCGCTGCCATCATCAGGGCCACCTCCTACAGTCTGATCGGCTTCATTGTCCTCCTGCATGTTCTGTCGATTTTCAACATCAATCTCACGCCTTTGCTGGCCTCCGCAGGCGTCGTCGGTGTCGGCATCGGCCTCGGCGCACAGTCGATCTTCAAAGACATGCTCAACGGCATCTTCATTCTCGTCGAAGACCAGTACAACGTAGGCGAAGTTATCAAAATCGCCGGTCTCCAGGGCACCGTCGAAGATCTTACCCTGCGCCTTACCCGCCTCCGCGATAGCGATGGCACCCTCTACATCATCCCCAATAGCCAGATCACCAGTGTCTCCAACCTCTCCCGCAACTACTCGCTTGCCAATCTGAACGTCAGCGTAGACGCCAGCGCCAACCCCGACAAAGTCATCGACGTTCTTCGCACCCTTGCCAGCGGCGTCCGCAACGACACTGCCTTCCGAGACATCGCCATCGCCGATCCAAACATTCTCGGCATCGACAAGATCGAAGGCCGCGCGGTCACCTATCTCATCCAGATCCGCGTCCGCGCCAACCAGCGCGACCCCGTTCTGCGCGAGCTGCGCCGCCGCATCATCATCACCTTCGAGAAGGAAGGCATCCCGCTCGGCAATGATCCGGCCAACATGCTCATCCTGCGCGCACCCAATCCCCCTGCGCCACCGGCACAGCAGCCGCTGATCGGCGGTTAA
- a CDS encoding MBL fold metallo-hydrolase, which produces MTMLRKARRSGQKFLNPVLTSVGEWSTILKVLPLYLKSKEEKVPRKPLGPFRTDVEVYRQPPASGLRVTWMGHSSLLVEIDGTNVLIDPVWDERASPVQWAGPKRFFPAPLSLDHLPRIDVVLVSHDHYDHLGEATIRKLSRMDSMRQTRWVTSLGVGAILQRFGVARAQISELDWTESVTVAEGALEITAVPARHFSGRKMGNRFETLWSAFVLKGAAHKVYFGADSGWWEGFAEIGAAYGPFDLTMLEIGAFHELWADIHMGPDGAARAFAALGGTGLMMPIHWGLFDLALHGWRQPTERLLEIAAEQEILLWMPEPGRPTEVVRETELRSDWWR; this is translated from the coding sequence ATGACGATGTTGCGGAAGGCTAGGCGCTCGGGACAGAAGTTTTTGAATCCTGTTCTGACAAGTGTGGGGGAGTGGAGCACGATTCTGAAGGTGCTTCCGCTCTATTTGAAGAGCAAAGAAGAGAAGGTGCCGCGGAAACCTCTGGGGCCGTTTAGGACGGATGTGGAGGTCTATCGGCAACCTCCGGCGAGCGGTTTGCGCGTGACGTGGATGGGGCACTCGTCGCTGCTGGTGGAGATAGACGGAACGAATGTGCTGATCGATCCGGTGTGGGACGAGAGGGCGTCTCCGGTGCAGTGGGCTGGGCCAAAACGATTCTTTCCGGCGCCGCTGTCGCTCGACCATCTTCCCCGGATCGATGTTGTGTTGGTGTCGCACGATCACTATGACCATCTGGGAGAGGCGACGATTCGCAAGCTTTCGCGGATGGATTCGATGAGGCAGACGCGGTGGGTGACGTCGCTCGGGGTGGGTGCAATTCTGCAGCGGTTCGGCGTTGCTCGAGCGCAGATATCGGAGCTGGACTGGACGGAGAGCGTAACGGTTGCCGAAGGTGCGCTGGAGATTACGGCGGTGCCTGCTCGCCACTTCTCGGGAAGGAAGATGGGCAACCGGTTCGAGACGCTGTGGTCTGCGTTTGTGCTGAAGGGCGCGGCGCACAAGGTTTACTTTGGCGCTGACTCGGGCTGGTGGGAAGGGTTTGCCGAGATCGGCGCTGCCTATGGGCCGTTCGATCTGACGATGCTCGAGATTGGTGCGTTTCATGAGCTATGGGCAGACATTCACATGGGGCCGGATGGTGCGGCACGGGCCTTCGCCGCTCTGGGCGGCACAGGCTTGATGATGCCGATTCATTGGGGGCTGTTCGATCTGGCGCTGCATGGATGGAGACAGCCGACGGAGAGATTGCTCGAAATCGCAGCAGAGCAGGAGATTCTGTTGTGGATGCCGGAGCCGGGGCGTCCGACCGAAGTGGTGCGGGAGACCGAGTTGCGATCGGATTGGTGGCGCTGA
- a CDS encoding thioredoxin domain-containing protein has translation MSEKKNSLERAASAYLRSAMHQPVDWQEWGEAAFAKAQAEDKPILLDIGAVWCHWCHVMDRESYENAETAKVINEHFVAVKVDRDERPDVDTRYQAAVSSISGQGGWPLTAFLTPDGKPYFGGTYFPPQDQHGRPGFQRVLLTMAEAFEKQRGQVDESAASVIAAIEHNESFMGRAGNPGPELVQKLVASAVKQFDPRSGGFGSQPKFPHSGAIDLLLDTASRGGGSEAAKTAAMVTLQKMSQGGIYDHLAGGFHRYSVDEGWVVPHFEKMSYDNSELLKNYVHTFQTYVQPESARVAREMIRWIDEWLSDRERGGFYASQDADFSLEDDGDYFTWTRDEAAAVLTAEEMAVAGPYYDIGEIGDMHHNPLKNVLHVRVTLEDVARANGVTVEVARERLASAKKKLYAARLERPTPYVDKTVYVAWNGMMISAYLEAGHVLDLPEVKAFALKSLERVLREAWDASKGMAHVVAYGETGGSAARVAGVLDDYVFVGHAALDAWEATGEMRYYKAAEEIAASAVARFYDKTGLAFFDTEAPAEGEVRLGALVTRRKPLQDSPTPAANPVAAALLLRLAALNDREEYAVMALETLETFAGVVEHFGLYAASYGLALQRLLLGTVQVCVIGDDDEARRLEAVALARYAVNKSVVRLRKEQLSALPPALAETLPHLPGIKDGSVAVICTGRGCLPPVRTVDELIAAMNQAL, from the coding sequence ATGAGCGAAAAGAAGAACTCTTTGGAGCGGGCGGCTTCGGCGTATCTGCGGTCGGCGATGCATCAACCGGTGGACTGGCAGGAGTGGGGTGAGGCAGCGTTCGCAAAGGCGCAGGCCGAGGACAAGCCGATTCTGCTGGACATTGGCGCGGTGTGGTGCCACTGGTGTCATGTGATGGACCGTGAGTCGTATGAGAACGCGGAGACTGCGAAGGTCATCAATGAACATTTCGTTGCAGTGAAGGTTGACCGCGACGAGCGGCCCGATGTGGACACGCGCTATCAGGCGGCGGTGTCGTCGATCAGCGGACAGGGTGGATGGCCGTTGACCGCGTTTCTTACGCCGGACGGCAAGCCTTACTTTGGGGGGACTTATTTTCCGCCGCAGGACCAGCATGGACGGCCCGGCTTTCAGCGAGTGTTGCTGACGATGGCGGAGGCCTTCGAGAAGCAGCGTGGCCAGGTGGATGAGTCTGCGGCCAGCGTGATTGCGGCGATCGAGCATAACGAGTCGTTCATGGGACGGGCTGGGAATCCGGGGCCGGAGCTGGTGCAGAAGCTGGTGGCATCGGCGGTGAAGCAGTTCGATCCGCGATCGGGCGGATTTGGGTCGCAACCGAAGTTTCCTCACTCGGGTGCGATCGATCTGCTGCTGGATACGGCTTCGCGCGGCGGTGGCAGTGAGGCTGCGAAGACGGCGGCGATGGTGACGTTGCAGAAGATGTCGCAGGGAGGAATCTATGACCATCTTGCGGGCGGGTTTCATCGCTACTCGGTCGATGAGGGATGGGTGGTCCCGCACTTCGAGAAGATGTCCTACGACAATAGCGAGCTGCTGAAGAACTATGTCCACACCTTCCAGACGTATGTGCAGCCGGAGTCTGCGCGGGTGGCGCGAGAGATGATTCGCTGGATTGATGAGTGGCTAAGCGACCGCGAACGCGGCGGCTTCTATGCTTCGCAGGATGCTGATTTTTCGCTGGAGGATGATGGCGACTACTTTACTTGGACTCGCGATGAAGCGGCTGCGGTTTTGACTGCGGAGGAGATGGCCGTCGCTGGACCTTATTACGACATTGGCGAGATTGGCGACATGCATCACAATCCGCTGAAGAACGTGCTGCACGTTCGCGTGACGCTGGAGGATGTGGCGCGTGCGAATGGCGTGACGGTGGAGGTGGCGCGGGAACGGTTGGCTTCGGCGAAGAAGAAGCTGTATGCGGCGCGGCTGGAGCGGCCTACTCCGTATGTGGATAAGACTGTTTACGTGGCGTGGAACGGGATGATGATCTCGGCTTATCTGGAGGCGGGACACGTGCTCGATCTGCCGGAGGTGAAGGCGTTCGCGCTGAAGTCGCTGGAGCGCGTGCTGCGCGAGGCGTGGGATGCGAGCAAGGGCATGGCGCATGTGGTGGCGTATGGCGAGACGGGCGGCAGTGCTGCTCGTGTGGCCGGTGTGCTCGATGACTATGTATTTGTTGGGCACGCTGCGCTCGATGCGTGGGAGGCTACCGGAGAGATGCGCTACTACAAGGCTGCGGAGGAGATTGCAGCAAGCGCGGTGGCGCGGTTCTATGACAAGACAGGACTGGCGTTCTTCGACACTGAAGCTCCGGCAGAGGGTGAGGTGCGGCTGGGTGCATTGGTGACGCGGCGCAAGCCTTTGCAGGATTCGCCTACACCTGCGGCGAATCCGGTGGCGGCGGCATTGCTGTTACGGCTGGCGGCGTTGAATGACCGCGAGGAGTATGCGGTGATGGCGCTCGAGACGCTGGAGACATTCGCAGGTGTGGTGGAGCACTTTGGGCTCTATGCGGCGAGCTATGGTTTAGCTTTGCAGCGACTCTTGTTGGGGACGGTGCAGGTCTGCGTGATTGGTGATGACGACGAAGCGCGGCGGCTGGAGGCGGTTGCGCTGGCTCGCTATGCCGTCAACAAGAGCGTAGTCCGGTTACGCAAGGAGCAGTTGAGTGCTCTGCCTCCTGCACTTGCTGAGACGTTGCCGCATCTTCCGGGGATCAAGGATGGAAGCGTTGCGGTGATCTGCACCGGCAGAGGCTGCCTGCCTCCGGTGCGAACGGTAGATGAGTTGATTGCAGCGATGAATCAGGCGTTATAG
- a CDS encoding TolC family protein has product MRLRDMQAAASIGLLLMSVNTQLGLAQQTNPTAPATPQTVVNDTTGQRGLPQAPQPKLTEPLYMRSTSHDYAQPKSHLWNPIAPYTSTDVPAPRLDNTPNLDGLMRDGKIYLSLSDAVTLALENNYDIAIARLNLDIADTDILRAKAGTSLRGAPAGVVTNTIGGSGTTVTSGGGPGGTSAAAGGAGAGASGLVLSTNGGGPAPELRDPVLTGQLEYEDTKQQQSNTLFSGGLPQLTTDTGTFNFGYQQGFVTGTALNVTFNNTRVTTDNPFTTYSPQLNSSFRAEVTQHLLQGFGWGINNRFVIQAKNDRRITDSAFRQQLLYTVNQVENIYWGLVSAYEDEQAKERALAQSTQLTSDNRKQLEIGTLAPLDVVNSDAAVATDRQALVASQSNLEYQQLIMKQAITRNLNDPQLSSAPVIPTDRVSLDRLPEEDMSVEDLVKQAYTDNPQIEQAVLNMKNNEITIKAEKNGLLPTVDAYAFYGGSGLGGAQNPAVICDFTTFAKCPPGQYPSTSYRNTFGSLFDSSSPDKGVGVNITITLRNRAAQADQARSQMEYRQSQMRLQQLYTQIRINVINGQYALTNDRAQVKAAEAGRDYALQSLDAEQKKYKLGASTSANVLQQERNLAAAENTLISDTAVYAKDRAALSQLLSNTLDKYGISITDVAKGDVAQAPVIPGLTAPKPPATAKPITENPAPPAQ; this is encoded by the coding sequence GTGAGATTAAGGGACATGCAGGCAGCAGCGAGTATCGGACTGTTGCTGATGAGCGTGAATACGCAACTGGGACTGGCGCAACAGACGAATCCGACCGCGCCGGCGACGCCGCAGACGGTGGTGAACGACACGACCGGACAGCGTGGATTACCGCAGGCGCCGCAGCCAAAGCTGACCGAGCCGCTCTACATGCGGAGCACGAGCCATGATTATGCGCAGCCGAAGAGCCATCTCTGGAACCCGATTGCTCCTTATACGTCGACCGATGTTCCTGCGCCGCGGCTCGATAATACGCCGAACCTGGATGGGCTGATGCGGGACGGGAAGATCTATCTGAGCCTGTCGGACGCAGTAACGCTGGCACTTGAGAACAACTACGATATCGCCATTGCGCGGCTTAACCTCGACATTGCGGACACGGATATTCTGCGTGCCAAGGCAGGAACATCGCTGCGCGGTGCTCCGGCGGGCGTAGTCACGAACACGATCGGTGGATCGGGTACGACGGTGACGTCGGGCGGCGGTCCGGGTGGAACGTCGGCGGCGGCGGGCGGGGCTGGGGCCGGTGCTTCGGGCCTGGTGTTGAGCACGAACGGCGGCGGCCCGGCACCCGAACTGCGCGATCCGGTGTTGACCGGACAACTGGAGTATGAGGACACAAAGCAGCAGCAGAGCAATACGCTGTTCAGCGGCGGTCTGCCCCAGTTGACGACGGATACGGGAACCTTCAACTTCGGCTATCAGCAGGGCTTCGTTACCGGAACCGCGCTGAACGTGACGTTCAACAACACCCGCGTTACGACGGACAATCCTTTCACGACCTACAGCCCACAACTGAATTCCAGCTTCCGGGCAGAGGTGACTCAGCATCTTTTGCAGGGTTTCGGCTGGGGCATCAACAACCGTTTTGTCATCCAGGCGAAGAACGATCGCAGGATCACTGACTCGGCCTTCAGGCAGCAGCTGCTCTATACGGTCAATCAGGTTGAGAACATCTACTGGGGCCTGGTGAGCGCGTATGAGGACGAGCAGGCCAAGGAGCGAGCGCTGGCACAGAGCACGCAACTGACTTCGGACAACCGGAAGCAGTTGGAGATCGGAACGCTGGCACCGCTGGATGTGGTGAACTCCGATGCTGCTGTGGCGACGGACAGGCAGGCGCTGGTGGCTTCGCAATCGAACCTGGAGTATCAGCAGTTGATTATGAAGCAGGCCATTACGCGGAACCTGAACGATCCGCAGCTTTCGAGCGCGCCGGTCATTCCTACGGATCGCGTGAGCCTGGACCGTCTGCCTGAGGAAGATATGTCAGTGGAGGACCTGGTGAAGCAGGCTTACACGGACAATCCTCAGATCGAGCAGGCCGTGTTGAACATGAAGAACAACGAGATCACCATCAAGGCAGAGAAGAATGGCTTGCTGCCGACGGTGGACGCGTATGCTTTCTACGGCGGCAGCGGTCTGGGTGGCGCGCAGAATCCAGCCGTGATCTGCGACTTTACAACGTTTGCAAAGTGCCCTCCGGGACAATATCCCTCGACCAGCTATAGAAATACGTTCGGTAGCCTGTTTGACAGCTCGAGCCCCGATAAGGGCGTTGGCGTGAACATCACGATTACGCTGCGGAACCGAGCGGCACAGGCCGATCAGGCGCGGTCGCAGATGGAGTACCGGCAGTCGCAGATGCGGTTGCAGCAGCTCTATACGCAGATTCGGATCAATGTCATCAACGGACAGTATGCGTTGACCAATGACCGGGCCCAGGTGAAGGCGGCTGAGGCGGGACGCGATTATGCGCTCCAGAGCCTCGATGCCGAGCAGAAGAAGTACAAGCTGGGCGCGTCGACCTCGGCCAATGTGTTGCAGCAGGAACGTAACCTTGCGGCTGCGGAGAACACGCTGATCTCAGACACGGCAGTCTATGCGAAGGACCGTGCGGCGTTGTCGCAACTGCTCTCGAACACGCTGGATAAGTACGGCATCAGCATTACCGACGTGGCGAAGGGCGATGTGGCGCAGGCTCCGGTGATTCCGGGGCTGACGGCTCCAAAGCCTCCGGCTACGGCAAAGCCGATTACGGAGAATCCTGCTCCGCCTGCTCAGTAA
- a CDS encoding PEP-CTERM sorting domain-containing protein — MRYSPLLSSLALLTVLAIAASAHADTFNFAATGSSGPFSGSGTLTASLQSGGEYLISGIMGTGVTGLIAPGNFHGNDNLLFPAATPTLDSHGFSFTEINGPDHYDVNIFNNGDGYFAFLDDEDNFTQTVPVTFSLATAATPEPSTLLLLGTGILGLAGITRRKFFSAS; from the coding sequence ATGCGTTATTCCCCCCTCCTATCCTCCCTAGCTCTTCTCACTGTCCTGGCGATCGCTGCCTCGGCCCATGCAGATACCTTCAACTTCGCCGCTACCGGTTCCTCCGGACCCTTCAGCGGATCGGGAACTTTGACCGCATCCCTTCAAAGCGGTGGAGAGTACCTGATCTCCGGCATCATGGGCACCGGCGTCACCGGCCTGATCGCTCCCGGCAACTTTCATGGAAACGACAACCTGCTCTTCCCGGCAGCAACACCAACGCTCGACTCGCACGGCTTCAGCTTCACCGAGATCAACGGCCCCGATCACTATGATGTGAATATCTTCAACAACGGCGACGGCTACTTCGCCTTTCTCGATGACGAAGATAACTTCACCCAAACCGTCCCCGTAACCTTCTCCCTCGCTACCGCAGCAACACCTGAGCCTTCCACCCTACTTCTTCTCGGCACAGGCATCCTTGGTCTGGCAGGAATAACACGTCGAAAGTTCTTCTCCGCATCCTAA
- a CDS encoding AAA family ATPase, whose translation MLVVIGGGPGAGKTTVLGELERRGFKHVAEVARQIIQEQVRDGGNALPWSDTARYCALMLKRSIASYEEHASREFASVEVTFFDRGIPDTLCYARLVGLPEDQIVEACRKYRYAQRVFLAPPWKEIYARDAERKQSFGEAERTYELMTQTYEDCGYEVVEIPRVSVEERVDFILSMMRGE comes from the coding sequence ATGCTGGTGGTGATCGGCGGCGGACCCGGCGCGGGGAAGACGACCGTGCTGGGCGAGCTGGAGCGTCGAGGGTTCAAGCATGTGGCCGAGGTGGCTCGGCAGATCATTCAGGAGCAGGTACGCGATGGAGGCAATGCGCTTCCGTGGAGCGACACGGCGCGGTATTGCGCTTTGATGCTGAAGCGTTCAATTGCTTCGTATGAGGAACATGCTTCCCGTGAATTTGCTTCGGTGGAGGTTACATTTTTTGATCGGGGAATTCCGGATACGCTTTGTTATGCGCGGTTAGTGGGGCTACCGGAGGACCAGATCGTTGAGGCCTGCCGGAAGTACCGCTATGCGCAGCGGGTGTTTCTCGCTCCACCATGGAAGGAGATCTATGCGCGAGATGCGGAGCGGAAGCAGAGTTTTGGCGAGGCCGAGCGAACGTATGAACTGATGACTCAGACTTATGAAGATTGCGGGTATGAGGTAGTGGAGATTCCTCGCGTATCGGTGGAAGAGCGAGTTGATTTTATTTTGAGCATGATGCGCGGCGAGTAG
- a CDS encoding NADP-dependent oxidoreductase, with translation MKVMQTVSTANGLSLQASERPTPTPGPDEVLIRVRAAGVITDELNWQPTTQKADGSPRTNAVPTHEFSGDIAACGENIQSFTKGQAIYGMNDWYQEGALAEFTVAPATSIALRPKSLSYEQAATVPIGALTAWQALTDHGHLQPQQRVLIHGGAGGVGFFAVQFAKLLGAYVIATASRDTVPFVEGLGADQVLDYRATPFDQHLHDIDLVFDTVGGDTLARSWNVLRSGGRVVTVADDIPDDAPQKIKDAFFIVQPDGKKLAEIASLLDKGTLRTFVKAVVPLQDAEQIYNHSIPSAQRYGKIVVAVNP, from the coding sequence ATGAAGGTAATGCAGACCGTCTCCACCGCAAACGGCCTCTCCCTGCAAGCCTCAGAACGACCCACGCCAACACCCGGACCGGATGAGGTACTCATCCGCGTGCGCGCAGCCGGAGTCATTACAGACGAGCTGAACTGGCAACCGACAACACAGAAAGCCGATGGATCGCCGCGAACCAATGCGGTCCCGACGCATGAATTCTCAGGCGATATCGCAGCGTGCGGCGAAAACATTCAATCGTTCACCAAAGGACAAGCCATCTACGGCATGAACGACTGGTACCAGGAGGGCGCGCTCGCCGAATTTACCGTCGCCCCTGCCACCTCCATCGCTCTGCGTCCAAAGTCTCTGTCTTACGAGCAAGCCGCCACCGTACCCATTGGAGCCCTCACCGCGTGGCAAGCGCTTACAGATCACGGACATCTTCAGCCGCAGCAGCGTGTATTGATCCACGGCGGCGCAGGCGGAGTAGGGTTCTTCGCCGTGCAATTCGCAAAATTGCTTGGCGCATACGTCATCGCAACCGCATCACGCGATACTGTTCCGTTCGTCGAAGGCCTCGGAGCCGACCAGGTGCTCGACTATCGCGCCACCCCATTCGATCAACACCTTCACGACATCGACCTCGTCTTCGATACCGTCGGCGGCGATACGCTCGCCCGTTCCTGGAACGTTCTCCGCTCCGGCGGACGCGTCGTAACAGTCGCAGACGACATCCCCGATGATGCACCACAAAAGATCAAAGATGCCTTCTTCATCGTCCAACCCGATGGGAAAAAACTGGCCGAGATCGCCAGCCTTCTCGATAAAGGAACGCTAAGAACCTTTGTAAAAGCAGTCGTGCCCTTGCAAGATGCAGAGCAGATATACAACCACTCCATTCCATCTGCACAGAGATACGGAAAAATAGTAGTCGCCGTAAATCCCTGA